A stretch of Physeter macrocephalus isolate SW-GA chromosome 1, ASM283717v5, whole genome shotgun sequence DNA encodes these proteins:
- the LOC102980431 gene encoding phosphoglycerate mutase 1 — translation MAAYKLVLIRHGENAWNLENRFSDWYDADLSPAGHEEAKRGRQALRDAGYEFDICFTSVQKRAIRTLWTVLDAIDQMWLPVVRTWRLNERHYGGLTGLNKAETAAKHGEAQVKIWRRSYDVPPPPMEPDHPFYSNISKDRRYADLTEDQLPSCESLKDTIARALPFWNEEIVPQIKEGKRVLIAAHGNSLRGIVKHLEGLSEEAIMELNLPTGIPIVYELDKNLKPIKPMQFLGDEETVRKAMEAVAAQGKDKK, via the coding sequence ATGGCCGCCTACAAGCTGGTGCTGATCCGGCACGGCGAGAACGCCTGGAACCTGGAGAATCGTTTCAGCGACTGGTACGACGCCGACCTGAGCCCGGCCGGGCACGAGGAGGCGAAGCGCGGTAGGCAGGCGCTGCGAGATGCTGGCTATGAGTTTGACATCTGCTTCACCTCAGTGCAGAAGAGAGCAATTCGGACCCTCTGGACAGTGCTGGATGCCATTGACCAAATGTGGCTGCCAGTGGTGAGGACTTGGCGCCTTAATGAGCGACACTATGGGGGTCTGACTGGCCTCAATAAGGCAGAAACTGCTGCCAAGCACGGTGAGGCCCAGGTAAAGATCTGGAGGCGCTCCTATGATGTCCCACCACCTCCGATGGAGCCCGACCATCCCTTCTATAGCAACATCAGTAAGGATCGTAGGTATGCAGACCTCACTGAAGATCAGCTGCCCTCCTGTGAGAGTCTGAAGGACACTATTGCCAGAGCTCTGCCCTTTTGGAATGAAGAAATAGTTCCCCAGATCAAGGAGGGGAAACGAGTACTGATCGCAGCCCATGGCAACAGCCTTCGGGGCATTGTCAAGCACCTGGAGGGTCTCTCCGAGGAGGCTATCATGGAGCTGAACCTGCCGACTGGCATTCCCATTGTCTATGAATTGGACAAGAACTTGAAGCCCATCAAGCCAATGCAGTTCCTGGGTGATGAAGAGACCGTGCGTAAAGCCATGGAGGCTGTGGCTGCCCAGGGCAAGGACAAGAAGTGA